CAGCCTAAATTTAGTAGTCTGCTAAGGCGAGTGAGTAAGGTTTTACAATTTGCAAATTTGCTTTATTAAATCAAGTAAGGTGTTAAGTAAATTTTAAAATTTCATGAGCGAGTAATTTCGGCTCTAAAATTTGAACTAAGCGATAAGCGAAGCCAAATTTTAGTAGTCAATTCTTGTGAGTGAATGGAATTTTAAAATTTACAAAAAAGCTTTATTGAATTTTAAAATTTAAATTTTTACATAAAGCCCAAGCAAATCCCTACTCTATCCTGCCTCTTGCCAAAACTGGCACCTTTTCGCAGACCTCATCGCCGCTTACGAGATAGGCGTAGTCATACAAATTTACCACCGGACAGATGTGATTTGGATAGATGCGCACGAGATCGCCCACGCGCACGCTTTTTGCAAATTTCTCGTTTAAGATGATCGCATGCTCGTCAAATAGGCTATCTATCCACACTTCATGCTCCGCGATGAGTCCCATGCCAGGCGTCGTGCAAAAGCCCTCGCTGCGCCTCTCTTTGGTTAGCGCCTTTGCCCCAGCATCAAGGATCGTGCGGGTCGCAGTCGGTCTTGAGATCACCGTGGCAAGCACACTAGCAGCGTTCATATCAAAGCTACCATAAGCATTTGCCTGCGACGCATCCATAAATATATATGTGCCAGGGCGAAGCTCCGTAACGCCTTTTGGTATCTCAAAATCATTTATCAGTGAGGGCGTCGAGCCAATGCTAACAGTAAAATTTTCATACCCAAACTCACGCGCGATTTCAGCAAATTTTAGCGTCCTCTTGGTTGCCACCCTAAAAATTTGCTCGCACCCACGCTTATCTTTTGCCTTGTATGAGTGGCCATCATGCGAGAAAACACCACAAAATTCCACGTTTTTACACTCTTTAAAAGCGCTCATCAAAGCTCTAAAATCGCCCTCTTCTATGACGCCTGAGCGGTTTTCGCCAACTTCTATCTCGACAAGCAGCCTAGCTATCTCGCCAGCCTCGCCAAAGACCTCATCAATAAGCCTTAAAACGCCCACGTTATCGACGCCAAAGCTCACTTTAATGCCAGATATTAAAAGAGCTATGATGCGAGCAAATTTCTGCCTTGTGACGATCTCATTTGCGATGAAGATGTCATTTAGCCCCTCTTTTGCCATCACTTCAGCCTCGCCCACCTTTGCCACCGTGATGCCCTTTGCGCCGCGCTCTACTTGCAGTTTTGCAAAGTATGGCATCTTGTGCGTTTTGGTATGTGGTCTTAAGCTTACGTTAAATTTATCAGCATATTTTTGCATTTTGTATAAGTTTTTTAGCACTATTTCCCTGTCTATGAGCAGTGCTGGGGTGTCTATTTCGGCTATTTTCATGAGCTATCCTTTCTTTTTTCTTAGATTTTAACTCTAATTATTTAAAAAAGGATAGCTTTTAGCACTTTAAATTTTTAAAGTGTTACTTTTAGGCCTTTCTTGCGGCGATCTTTGGTGCGTCAAACGCCCTGACACGTTTTGGCGTGCCCTTAAATTTCTCGATCTCGACAAGGCTCGTGTGAGCGGTGTTGCTCTGGCTCATCTTGCTTGATGGCACGTCTTTTGTGAGCACGTTTAAATTTCCATGCAAGCAAAGGCTCTTCTCGCCTGGCACATCTGGGTCGTACCAAGCGCCCTCGCTCACGATGACGACGTTTTGCGGCACGTCCTCGGTCACAAATGCACCGCACAAAATTTCGCCCCTGTCGTTGTAAATTTTCACCACGTCGCCCATTTTTATCCCTCTAGCCTCGGCTGTTTTTGGGTTTATGAGCACTGGCTCGCGCTCTGCGATCTCGTTAAAATGGCGAAGAACAGAGTTATTTAGCTGCGAGTGAAGTCTAAATTTAGAGTGCGCGCCGCTGATGGCGATAGGGTATTTTTTATTTTTTGCGCCCAGCCACTCAAAGGGCTCA
Above is a window of Campylobacter concisus DNA encoding:
- a CDS encoding D-TA family PLP-dependent enzyme, with the translated sequence MKIAEIDTPALLIDREIVLKNLYKMQKYADKFNVSLRPHTKTHKMPYFAKLQVERGAKGITVAKVGEAEVMAKEGLNDIFIANEIVTRQKFARIIALLISGIKVSFGVDNVGVLRLIDEVFGEAGEIARLLVEIEVGENRSGVIEEGDFRALMSAFKECKNVEFCGVFSHDGHSYKAKDKRGCEQIFRVATKRTLKFAEIAREFGYENFTVSIGSTPSLINDFEIPKGVTELRPGTYIFMDASQANAYGSFDMNAASVLATVISRPTATRTILDAGAKALTKERRSEGFCTTPGMGLIAEHEVWIDSLFDEHAIILNEKFAKSVRVGDLVRIYPNHICPVVNLYDYAYLVSGDEVCEKVPVLARGRIE